From a region of the Roseivirga sp. 4D4 genome:
- a CDS encoding serine hydrolase domain-containing protein, with the protein MKSSKIKLTLLVIACIVQTTFAQDYFPKRGEWETKAARSVGLIQSKLDEAVKFAEENEYSGSKDLRIAIAQGFRAEPFHQILGPTKKRGGPAGMIIKNGYVVAQWGDVDRVDMTFSVTKSYLSTVAGLAVDRGLIGDVKDKVGDYVWDGTFGGRHNSKIDWHTLLNQSSAWSGELFGIKDWADRPPRQGDIDDWKFKAPVEPGTVMEYNDVRVNVLAYSLLHVWRKPMPQVLKEHIMDPIGASTTWRWFGYNDAWVTIDGQQMKSVTGGGHSGAGIFISAADHARFGLLFLNEGNWNGKQLISRDWVNAVQVSSEANASYGYMWWLNRGPRKWRGVDDESIYYAAGFGGNFIVVDKTNDMVIVTRWLEPNKIGEFVRLVQEAL; encoded by the coding sequence ATGAAATCCTCCAAAATCAAACTCACATTGCTGGTCATAGCTTGTATTGTCCAGACCACTTTTGCTCAAGACTACTTTCCTAAAAGAGGAGAGTGGGAAACCAAAGCTGCTCGATCCGTTGGTTTGATTCAAAGCAAGCTTGATGAAGCTGTCAAATTTGCGGAGGAGAATGAGTACAGCGGCTCAAAAGACCTTCGTATTGCGATCGCTCAGGGATTTCGCGCAGAGCCTTTCCATCAAATATTGGGTCCAACTAAGAAAAGAGGCGGCCCTGCAGGTATGATTATCAAGAATGGCTATGTCGTGGCTCAATGGGGAGATGTCGATCGAGTAGACATGACATTTAGTGTCACAAAGAGTTATCTGTCCACCGTTGCTGGTTTGGCCGTTGACAGAGGCCTTATTGGTGATGTCAAGGACAAAGTAGGAGACTATGTGTGGGATGGGACCTTTGGTGGGAGGCATAATTCAAAAATTGATTGGCATACTTTGCTAAATCAATCTTCGGCTTGGTCTGGGGAGCTTTTTGGCATAAAAGACTGGGCCGATAGACCTCCAAGACAAGGAGATATTGATGATTGGAAATTCAAGGCACCTGTTGAGCCAGGTACTGTAATGGAGTATAATGACGTACGTGTGAACGTATTGGCTTACTCTCTATTACATGTTTGGAGAAAACCCATGCCACAAGTATTGAAAGAACATATCATGGATCCAATCGGTGCCTCTACTACCTGGCGTTGGTTTGGTTATAATGATGCTTGGGTAACAATTGATGGCCAACAAATGAAATCTGTGACAGGAGGTGGGCACTCTGGGGCGGGTATTTTTATTAGTGCGGCTGATCATGCCAGATTTGGACTTCTCTTTCTGAATGAAGGCAATTGGAATGGCAAGCAACTTATATCAAGGGACTGGGTGAATGCTGTGCAGGTTTCCTCCGAAGCCAATGCAAGTTATGGCTATATGTGGTGGCTCAACCGCGGCCCTAGAAAATGGAGAGGTGTAGATGATGAATCAATCTATTATGCTGCCGGCTTTGGCGGGAACTTCATTGTGGTAGATAAAACCAATGATATGGTGATTGTCACGCGTTGGTTAGAACCGAATAAGATTGGAGAATTTGTAAGATTAGTTCAAGAGGCTCTTTAA
- a CDS encoding TIGR00341 family protein produces the protein MEKTTNDIHSTRVLGSVRAFLKDRFNLKLDQERESVTKADIEKGAEFKGANLWILMFAILIASIGLNVNSPAIIIGAMLISPLMGPIIGIGLGAGVYDMPLIRKGARNLLIAMVISILTSTVYFLITPLAEAQSELLSRTQPSLWDVLIAFCGGMAGIIAGSRKEKSNAIPGVAIATALMPPLCTAGYALAHANWAFFFGALFLFFINCVFISVSTFLVVRALKYRKKKFDSPVIEKRVRQLVTAFVVITIIPSVYLAYNLVRKSIFEQKARTFIIQEFDFPETQVIKSESVFDKNGGRMEVTLFGKKLGDDIIEKLNVDLADYGLEKCQLTVRQAYQEENLASREEMEKMSLSLKSGLIEDLYKKNEEVLNSKTAQIELLENQIRQMQSRQYPVNDISEELRIQYDDLNEFSLMDGYVRNLSNDKIDTICFAMVNFTNDHPKSDYQKVSRWLKQRLKVDSVRIIN, from the coding sequence ATGGAAAAAACAACAAATGACATACACTCAACTCGGGTGTTGGGTAGTGTCAGAGCTTTCTTAAAGGATCGCTTCAATTTGAAACTTGATCAGGAACGAGAAAGCGTCACCAAAGCCGATATTGAAAAAGGGGCAGAGTTTAAGGGGGCAAACCTTTGGATTTTGATGTTTGCCATCTTAATCGCTTCGATTGGTCTTAATGTAAACTCACCGGCAATCATTATCGGTGCCATGCTTATCTCTCCTTTAATGGGACCGATCATTGGTATCGGTCTGGGAGCGGGCGTTTATGATATGCCTTTGATTAGAAAGGGTGCACGAAACCTCCTGATCGCTATGGTCATTAGTATTTTGACCTCAACGGTTTACTTCTTGATTACACCTTTGGCTGAAGCTCAGTCTGAACTGCTTTCTCGTACACAACCATCTCTGTGGGATGTATTGATTGCCTTTTGTGGCGGTATGGCGGGAATTATTGCAGGTTCACGAAAGGAGAAGTCAAATGCGATTCCAGGTGTTGCCATTGCTACGGCTTTGATGCCTCCTTTATGTACCGCAGGCTACGCCTTGGCACATGCCAATTGGGCCTTTTTCTTCGGTGCCTTGTTCTTGTTTTTCATCAACTGTGTGTTCATCAGTGTAAGTACATTTTTGGTAGTAAGAGCTCTTAAATACAGAAAGAAAAAGTTCGATAGCCCAGTCATTGAGAAAAGAGTTCGCCAGTTGGTTACTGCTTTTGTGGTGATCACGATTATCCCCAGTGTGTATCTTGCTTATAACCTTGTACGCAAGTCGATCTTTGAGCAAAAAGCCAGGACATTCATCATTCAGGAATTTGATTTCCCTGAAACTCAGGTGATCAAGTCAGAAAGTGTCTTTGATAAGAATGGTGGAAGAATGGAAGTAACGCTTTTTGGTAAAAAATTGGGTGATGATATAATCGAAAAGCTGAATGTTGATTTGGCTGACTATGGTTTGGAAAAATGCCAATTGACGGTTAGGCAGGCTTATCAAGAAGAAAACTTGGCCAGTCGTGAGGAGATGGAAAAGATGAGTCTATCGCTGAAATCAGGCCTTATAGAGGACTTGTATAAAAAGAACGAGGAGGTCTTAAATAGTAAGACAGCACAAATCGAACTACTTGAAAATCAAATCAGACAGATGCAGTCTCGACAGTATCCTGTCAATGATATTTCTGAGGAGTTAAGAATTCAATACGATGATTTAAACGAATTCAGTTTAATGGATGGCTACGTGAGAAACTTGAGTAATGATAAAATAGATACCATCTGTTTTGCCATGGTTAATTTTACCAACGACCACCCTAAATCAGATTATCAGAAGGTTTCACGCTGGTTAAAACAGCGCCTCAAGGTAGATTCGGTAAGAATCATCAATTAG
- a CDS encoding carboxypeptidase regulatory-like domain-containing protein, protein MKQPLRYFLSLILFLTLGLGFANAQVTTSSMSGTVSDANGELLEGATILAIHEPTGTRYGVITRSNGRYNIANLRIGGPYRVEASFIGFETQIKQGFFLTLGKNQTINFEMKESATALEDVVVTAGSTEINTDRTGAATVIDNERLKIIPTITRSASDIYRLNPASDGNSFGGRNDQFNNFSLDGSIFNNPFGLDAATPGGQSNAQPISLDAIDQIQVSIAPYDVTQAGFTGAAVNAVTKSGTNEFKGTAFSFFRNQGMTGSKVRGEEIFVPDLNQFQAGFSLGGPIIKDKLFFFANFELERREDLGSNFRATGSGGTGDNVSRVLASDLDAVSDILRSRFGYETGVYEGYTHNTDNQKGILKLDWNINDKHSLTATYNFLDAFREQNAHPSALGQRGPDANTLQFFNSGYRINNKIHSGILELRSLFSSQFSNKLQVGYTTFEDSRDPFSDPFPVLNILQGGSRYIIAGHEPFSINNRLDQNVFQVTDNFEIYKGDHTITIGTSFEKFQFDNSFNLGVYEPFGVNYPGGTFGQGFASVSDFLNFVNAGSMDAVVDHARTTFADNNASNSWALAETNVGQLSFYVQDKWAVNDRFTLTYGLRADKPLFFDTEDKILENIARKGGLLDPANGIFDGNYAPSVIYYDENNEEVMFDHTVLPTNDILWSPRIGFNWDVNGDQTFQLRGGSGLFTGRFPFVWLGNQVANPDFFFYTITDPDFQFPQVWRTNIGYDRTFGDGWFVSTDVIYTKDINAMMVRNFGLRTPTGFLSGVDNRAYYLPGDRSIDPFGNPGQNAYVFTSEDLGRSINVTVEVKKQFSNGIYATFGYNYLDAKDISSIEAEISGDAFERNAAVNNVNEAVLQPSLYGNRHRFIATANKAFEYGGKWKTTISLFAEYAEGGRFSYTYAGDANGDGSAINDLIYVPTAAELSNYTFVGSAVLQDIQRSRFNDLINQDPYLNGRRGQYAERNAALSPWYGRWDMRILQDLTLANGNKVQFSLDILNVGNLISSDWGVRQNPRNIQPLSISVNPATFEPTYTYTNTEPTSFVDDFSLLSRWQMQVGLRYIF, encoded by the coding sequence ATGAAACAGCCTCTCCGATATTTCCTCAGTCTTATTCTGTTCCTCACCCTTGGTCTTGGGTTTGCTAACGCGCAGGTTACCACATCCTCGATGAGTGGAACGGTTTCTGACGCCAATGGCGAACTACTCGAAGGAGCTACTATATTAGCCATTCACGAACCAACGGGTACTAGATATGGTGTTATTACACGATCTAACGGACGCTATAATATTGCCAACCTAAGGATTGGAGGCCCGTACCGAGTAGAGGCCTCTTTCATTGGCTTTGAAACCCAAATTAAGCAGGGGTTCTTTCTAACACTTGGTAAGAACCAAACCATAAACTTTGAAATGAAGGAGAGTGCAACGGCACTCGAAGATGTTGTGGTTACGGCAGGCTCGACCGAAATCAACACAGATAGAACGGGTGCAGCCACGGTTATCGATAATGAGAGGCTCAAGATAATACCTACCATTACGCGATCGGCATCTGATATTTATCGCTTGAACCCGGCTTCAGACGGTAATTCCTTTGGAGGACGAAATGACCAATTCAACAATTTCTCGCTAGACGGATCCATTTTTAATAACCCCTTTGGTTTAGATGCAGCTACTCCCGGTGGACAATCCAATGCCCAGCCCATATCACTTGACGCGATTGATCAGATTCAAGTATCAATTGCTCCATACGATGTAACGCAGGCCGGTTTTACGGGAGCCGCTGTGAATGCTGTGACCAAGAGTGGTACCAATGAATTTAAGGGTACCGCTTTCTCATTTTTCCGTAATCAAGGAATGACAGGAAGCAAGGTGAGAGGCGAAGAGATATTCGTTCCAGACCTTAATCAGTTTCAGGCTGGTTTCAGCCTAGGAGGACCAATCATCAAAGACAAGCTGTTCTTCTTTGCCAATTTTGAATTAGAAAGAAGAGAGGACTTAGGTTCTAACTTCAGAGCAACGGGTTCTGGTGGTACAGGTGACAATGTTTCTCGAGTCTTGGCCTCAGATTTAGATGCAGTGAGTGATATATTAAGATCGCGATTTGGTTATGAGACGGGTGTTTACGAAGGTTATACACATAACACAGACAACCAAAAGGGTATACTAAAACTTGATTGGAATATTAACGACAAACATTCTTTGACGGCTACTTATAACTTTTTGGATGCCTTTAGAGAGCAAAACGCACACCCTTCGGCTTTGGGACAAAGAGGGCCTGATGCCAATACACTGCAGTTCTTCAACTCAGGATATAGAATCAATAACAAAATACATTCGGGAATTTTGGAGCTGAGATCTCTTTTTAGCAGTCAGTTCTCTAATAAACTGCAAGTGGGTTATACTACATTTGAAGATAGCAGAGATCCATTTAGTGATCCTTTTCCAGTGCTTAATATCCTTCAGGGAGGCTCGCGCTATATTATAGCAGGGCATGAGCCTTTTTCTATCAATAATAGGCTTGACCAAAACGTATTTCAAGTCACCGATAACTTCGAGATTTATAAAGGCGATCACACGATCACTATAGGGACTTCATTCGAGAAGTTTCAATTCGATAACTCCTTTAACCTGGGAGTGTATGAACCATTTGGGGTGAATTACCCTGGAGGAACATTTGGACAAGGCTTTGCCAGTGTTTCTGACTTTTTGAACTTTGTGAATGCTGGTAGCATGGATGCTGTTGTCGATCATGCGCGTACCACCTTTGCAGATAATAATGCGAGTAACAGTTGGGCATTGGCTGAAACGAATGTAGGTCAGCTATCCTTTTATGTTCAGGATAAATGGGCCGTTAACGATCGGTTCACGCTGACTTATGGGTTGAGAGCAGACAAACCCTTGTTCTTCGATACTGAGGATAAAATTCTTGAAAATATCGCGCGTAAGGGTGGCTTGTTAGATCCGGCAAACGGTATTTTTGATGGTAACTATGCCCCGAGTGTTATCTACTATGATGAGAATAATGAGGAGGTGATGTTTGATCATACAGTGCTTCCTACGAACGACATTCTCTGGTCTCCAAGAATCGGCTTCAACTGGGACGTTAATGGCGACCAAACCTTCCAACTAAGAGGAGGGTCAGGTTTATTCACAGGGCGTTTCCCATTTGTTTGGTTAGGTAATCAGGTAGCAAACCCAGATTTCTTCTTCTATACCATTACAGATCCTGACTTCCAGTTCCCGCAGGTTTGGAGAACCAATATTGGCTATGACAGGACTTTCGGTGATGGATGGTTTGTGTCAACAGACGTAATTTATACTAAGGACATCAACGCCATGATGGTGAGAAACTTCGGGTTGAGAACGCCAACAGGCTTCTTGTCAGGAGTGGACAATAGAGCTTATTATTTGCCTGGAGATAGATCAATAGACCCTTTTGGTAACCCAGGTCAAAATGCTTATGTATTTACTAGTGAAGACCTGGGACGCAGCATTAATGTAACCGTTGAAGTAAAGAAGCAGTTTTCCAATGGAATCTATGCAACCTTCGGTTATAACTATTTGGATGCAAAGGACATTAGTTCCATCGAAGCAGAGATATCAGGTGATGCTTTCGAAAGAAATGCCGCTGTAAACAATGTAAATGAAGCAGTGCTTCAACCTTCATTGTATGGTAACAGACATAGGTTTATCGCTACCGCGAATAAAGCCTTTGAGTATGGAGGTAAGTGGAAAACAACAATTTCATTATTTGCCGAGTATGCCGAAGGAGGTCGTTTTAGCTACACCTACGCTGGTGATGCTAACGGAGACGGGTCAGCGATCAATGATTTGATTTATGTACCAACTGCCGCAGAACTTTCTAATTACACATTTGTAGGGTCTGCAGTTCTCCAGGATATCCAAAGATCGAGGTTCAACGATTTAATCAATCAGGATCCTTACCTAAACGGCAGAAGAGGGCAATATGCTGAGCGTAACGCAGCTTTAAGCCCTTGGTATGGTAGATGGGATATGAGAATACTCCAAGACTTGACATTGGCGAATGGAAATAAGGTGCAGTTCTCTCTGGATATCCTGAATGTGGGCAATTTGATCAGCTCAGATTGGGGGGTAAGACAGAATCCTCGAAACATTCAACCACTTTCTATTTCGGTTAACCCTGCAACATTTGAACCTACCTACACATACACGAATACAGAGCCGACCTCTTTTGTAGATGATTTCAGTCTATTGTCCAGATGGCAAATGCAAGTTGGACTGCGCTATATCTTCTAG